GCGAGTCTCCCAAGGCCTGGCCGCGAAGCTGTAGGGCTTGGAGGTGAGCGCGCCGACGGGGCACAGGTCGATGATGTTGCCAGAGAGCTCCGACAGGAACATCTTCTCCACGTACGTGCCCACCTGACAACACAAATACCATATAATAAATGATGTTCCTTGTATTTTTGCAAATATAAAGATATATGTTCTGAAGCAGATGTAATTATTTGGTTATAGGCGTGCATTACAGGGTCTGCTACCTTGTGCCAAGGTCGGAAACTTAATCTTTATATTTACAGTTTGCGCCAATAAGCAGGGTGCTGCCCCCTATTTGCACAAGAAGAATGAATGATAAAATAAGTACATCTTGCATTTGTAAACTAAAAGTATGCTGCCTGCCTAACCTGCATGTCACCACCACGGCCCGTGGTGCCGAAGTCATCGACGCCGGCGACTTCAGACGCGAAACGGATGCAACGCGTGCAGTGGATGCAACGCGTCATGATGGTTTTGATGAGCGGCCCAACATCTTTGTCCTCAACGGCCCTAGCAGGGGAAATATGGTGTAAAACTAGTATTTGACAGAAGCcgtatttttttgcaaaaaccgAACCCAAGTTTCAGTACTAttagaaaaaatttttttttcgaaaatattcTGTAGGTTCGGTTTTGCTGTTGTTTTTTATATCATATATAACATGAGTTTTATATTGAAGCCTGCCAAAATCAAAACTTCGATCGGATACTACCGAAAGCGAACCTTCGGCAGAAACATGATTTTTAAGCCAAAACCTGCCGAAAACAAAACCAACATTTtttgtttagttattttattcacCAATGTAGAACTGTAAAAATGACATAAGAACACATTTAAGTCAAAAAAAATTTGTTATCCAGGTAATTTAATACTAGTTAATTGATCCCAATTTGAAAATCATCTGAACTCTGATCATTAGAAAGGTATTATTTCAGAATGAAACTCAACACTAACTGACATTCTAGAATCCAAATTGCAATCATTTTAACACAGATATTACAAACCTTacttaacacacacacacactagtTTTCAGAACAGAACTGCAATAAGTGTGTGACTTACCTCTTTCCTGAGAAATGTATGTCAGTGAAGCGACTCTTATCAGATCCAAAAGCCATTGATTGATCCTGAAGATCACATTCACCACCCTGGTCACAGATGGGGCAATCCAGAGGATGGTTCACAAGCAGGAACTCCATGACACCTTCACGGGCCTTCCTGGTCAAGTCAGAGTTGGTTTTGATCCTCATGCCCTTCATGACCGGCATGGCGCAAGCTGCCGCCGGCTTTGGGGACTTCTCTACTTCTACGAGGCACATCCTGCAGTTGCCGGCTACGGCCAGCCGCTCATGGTAACAGAAACGAGGGATCTCTACGCCCACTTCTGCAGCAGCCTATAATATGAAATATACAATTAGTAATTGAGGTTGGCAAATAGAGGTAAGGttttcaaacatttttaagATGTGTGTTATATTGACAAACAAAACCTGAAATAATTTGCTGCATCCACCAATTTATCAGGATTTTAACAGGAATTTATCTTAGGCGAAAAAACTTCATTTAACATTAATCACTTGAGGTGGGTACTCTACCTTTTTATTGTGAGGTGTTTGAAAAGTCTGGTATGACTTGTGGTCATATATCATATCACATATTATATGCAATAGGCATGATTGAAATCAAGGCTACAAGCAAGATTTAATCTTAAAGTTCAATTACTGCAtttgtttaccttctttaataatttatactgtAACTACTGTGAAAAACGTAAATCGCATTACTTATATCCCATTTATTAAATTCCCAAATAGTATTAAAGCAAAATCATATGCGTAGTTGGCGCAACTCACCTGCAATATAGTGGTGCCAGGGAAGACATGTACAGGCTTGTCGTCAATAAAAACTTCGATCTTTTCCGGTTGTTTCTGAACCTGGTCGGCGTAGCAGCGCGCGACCGGAGCCACACGGGGCGCCGCGGTCAGCGCTAGCGCCCGAGACAGCGGCTGGCGCAGCATTTTCTGCACAAACACAACTCCCGTCAAACACTTATGCACAACTCTCTGACCACTTTTAGacacttaaaagttttatactGACTCCCACGGAGTCATGCTAACTGAAATCAGGATAAAAGGCCCTAATGATTTATTATTTAGCAAGATAATTAGACAAAATTATCTGTTATTGTTACATAAGTACGAACGGCTAACCTAAatagtaattattattataataaattatggattattaTAGCACAACAACTCTTAAATACCGTAAAGatcaattattttattgtagaaTTGCGTCGTTTCTTATAGAAATcgtacctaaaaatacaaatttcgaTTAGTTGGATTGAAATGACAGCTCAGTCAGAAAACTGTCAAGAAGGGGTAAAGGGTGAGTTGGTTTCAGACATTAATTAGAcacattattttatataatagcAATGCAAAATTCAAAgtatcaaatttatatttttatgaaatttaatatttacaaaaaaaaaacgtaaagaAACGTACGTAGATTTACTtgatattacattttattttaacgaGTTGGTTATTACGGAAATAAAATTGCCTTAAACAGCTtgtaacaataattttaaccGATAATCGACTCCATCTACTAAGCACATGTAATCGATTCAAAAATTACGGTAAAAAATGATTCGGTACAACTCTAAGTAATGTCATCTCTTTCTAAAAATCTTTGTCTCTTTCTTTCTCTTACTTGCTCTTTGCCGGGCCGTGTGGTTGTGGTTGCTCGAACAAATCAGCCTAATCTATAAAAAATGGCTTTCGGAGACGTTAAATCCGCCCAGGGTCTCAATGACCTGAACAAATATTTGGCTGAGAGGAGTTACGTATCCGGGTAGGTGTTTACAATATTGAGCTATCTTCCTAACCTATAAAAGTCTACCACGTCAACCCCTGGCCTTACGACCTTGATTATTGtcatataattattatcaaatgAACAGCTGTTATGTGCCATCCACCTATTTATATTGTACAACTGCTGAAAAAATGCTTGCGAATGAACATTGTCGCCTAGAATTGATTGAATATTCACATTCCATAGGTGGGTGCCTTCTCAAGCTGATGTTCAGGTGTTTGAGCAGGTCGGCAAGGCGCCGACCGGCAGCCTGCCGCACGCGCTGCGCTGGTACAACCACATCGCGTCGTACACACCCGCCGAGCGCAAGGCCTGGGCTGCCGGCGTCAGCCCCCTGACCGCCGGCGGCAAGCCCACCGCCGCGCCCGCCAAGGtcgaggatgatgatgatgatgtcgaTCTGTTCGGATCTGGTGATGAGGAGGAGGTAACTAAATTTATCCAATTGGatacttagataattactttgaAGATAAGACTGCCAAAGTGAAACTACTATGAatccattttgaattttgatgttaaaaaatataaattatcatttttatgttttattgtattcagataaatatattcaaaataatagtactattatGTTTGTTTTAGGATGCGGAAGCTGCCCGCATTAGAGAAGAGCGTCTTAAGGCGTATTCAGAGAAGAAATCCAAGAAACCAGCCCTCATCGCCAAGTCATCTATCCTCCTTGATGTCAAACCCTGGGATGACGAGACAGACATGAAGGAATTGGAAAAGCAAGTCCGCACTATTGAGATGGACGGTCTCCTGTGGGGTGCCTCCAAACTTGTCCCAGTTGGCTATGGTATCCACAAGCTGCAGATCATGTGTGTCATTGAAGACGACAAAGTCTCCGTTGACCTTCTCACTGAGAAAATCCAAGAATTTGAAGATTTCGTCCAGTCCGTTGACATTGCTGCCTTCAACAAGATCTAAATGTCTAAGCCAGTAAATTATTTCTAAGTtatgttttcaattaaaatcaCATTTTTCTAACattcatagttttattttaaccaGGTGTTAAGTAACTACATACAAAAGCTATGTACTTAAGTTGGAACCATGTAATTATTCAGTCaaaaaacaatatgtaaaaGCCTGTTACACATCTACATCTTATTTCTATAAAACACAGAAACGGGCCTATGTAAAACTATTCCTAATGATACAAAATTATCACATGATCTCCAAAAATAGCCCAACACTCCAATTAGACATGTGGTGCTCGAAATTATTTAGAGCCTTTAATTCCTTGTCAAAACATTTGCTCCCTGTATGACTTACTGTCTGACTAGTTGTTTTGACAGAGTGACTATTACTCATTGCACTTGAACACTTTTTGGGGTGGGAATTGGAACATTGTCACCAACATTAGCCTGTAAGAACATGCTTGGAATATCATTGCCAAAGTATATCTTGTTGTTAATAGCAAGTGCTTCATATCTCTTCAACTCCAAGTACTCTTTGGTCAGTAGTTGTTTATTGGCCTCCGCCTGTTTCTTAAGATTGTAGAATTCGGCCTCCGCTTTGGTCTGCTGCTTGGCTTTGTGGATGCTATCCTCAATGAGTTCTATCTTCTGTAGAGATTCCTTTTCCATGATTTTC
This genomic interval from Cydia splendana chromosome 15, ilCydSple1.2, whole genome shotgun sequence contains the following:
- the LOC134797700 gene encoding elongation factor 1-beta', with product MAFGDVKSAQGLNDLNKYLAERSYVSGWVPSQADVQVFEQVGKAPTGSLPHALRWYNHIASYTPAERKAWAAGVSPLTAGGKPTAAPAKVEDDDDDVDLFGSGDEEEDAEAARIREERLKAYSEKKSKKPALIAKSSILLDVKPWDDETDMKELEKQVRTIEMDGLLWGASKLVPVGYGIHKLQIMCVIEDDKVSVDLLTEKIQEFEDFVQSVDIAAFNKI